A stretch of the Capsicum annuum cultivar UCD-10X-F1 chromosome 8, UCD10Xv1.1, whole genome shotgun sequence genome encodes the following:
- the LOC124886670 gene encoding receptor-like protein Cf-9: MVSFAFVHPLCSSHDSLALLHFKHSLSVTQTVHYRESSVPKMASWNSSMDCCRWKGVTCDIFTGHVIGLDLSNSILGGTIHPNSSLFQLHHLQTLDLSYNYFSGSHIPPSIGQLVNLAHLKLSYCYFRGRIPLEISHLSNLVSLALSVVGYDVQLSREGFNMLFHNLTKLEVLSLSNVNISSSIPMNISSSSLRYLDLEYNKLQGDLPNSIFLLPNLEALRLSHNTDLTVSIPKFNWSSSHSLRELELSSTNISGGLPTSLGTLKALKLMKLSGCNLVGHIPESIRNLSQITQLDLTDNHLEGEIPDAFSNFRKLTSLSLENNAFIGPSPASLFNLTKLEYLSLRNNLLSGPLPPFTAIRLQNLERLYLSQNSLNGSIPSWMNSLPTLSQLSLGTNHFSGPLPEFKTNSLEWLDLSENQLNGSIPQSLRDLVNLNVLTLGHNNLSGEVGAEMFSSMKYLEYLDLSHSGLSWSSNKDDINTTLPRLEYLGLGSCRVKDFPGFVLNSKFFWALDLPENEIHGEFPKWFGGVSKLQSLNLSHNYLTSLDHLPWETMVVLDLQSNSLTGPLPSSLCRLSKLHLINLSYNNLSAEIPNCLFSFVQLTVLDLRANNFYGPLPNKFPENSVLIHISLSKNQLEGPIPTSLVNCTLLQLLDLGNNKFRDTFPTWLETLDALA, translated from the coding sequence ATGGTTTCTTTTGCCTTTGTGCATCCACTTTGCTCTTCTCATGATTCCCTTGCACTTTTACACTTTAAGCATTCACTTAGTGTGACACAGACAGTCCACTATCGTGAATCTTCTGTTCCTAAGATGGCGTCTTGGAACAGTAGTATGGATTGTTGTAGGTGGAAGGGAGTTACCTGCGATATCTTCACAGGCCATGTGATTGGTTTGGACTTGAGTAATAGCATACTTGGAGGAACTATCCATCCCAATAGTAGCCTTTTCCAGCTTCATCATCTTCAAACACTTGATCTTTCCTATAACTATTTTTCGGGTTCTCATATTCCACCGAGCATTGGTCAGTTGGTCAACTTAGCGCATCTCAAGCTTTCTTATTGTTATTTCCGAGGAAGGATTCCATTAGAAATCTCTCACTTGTCTAATTTGGTTTCCCTTGCTCTCTCTGTTGTTGGCTACGATGTCCAGCTTAGTCGGGAAGGATTCAACATGCTCTTTCATAACTTAACCAAGTTAGAGGTACTATCTCTTTCTAATGTAAACATTTCATCCAGTATACCCATGAATATATCCTCTTCTTCTTTGAGATATCTAGATCTTGAATATAATAAGTTGCAAGGAGACTTGCCAAACAGCATTTTCCTCCTACCCAACCTGGAAGCTCTCAGATTGTCACACAATACGGATCTCACTGTTTCAATACCCAAGTTTAACTGGAGCAGCAGTCATTCACTAAGGGAGTTGGAGCTCTCTTCGACAAATATTTCCGGAGGGCTACCCACTTCACTCGGAACTCTGAAAGCCTTAAAACTTATGAAACTTTCTGGGTGCAACCTCGTGGGACATATTCCAGAATCCATCAGGAATCTTTCACAAATCACCCAACTGGATCTTACAGACAACCATTTGGAGGGGGAAATTCCTGATGCTTTTTCCAACTTTCGAAAGCTTACATCCTTATCACTGGAGAACAACGCCTTTATTGGCCCATCCCCAGCTTCTCTTTTCAACTTGACAAAGCTTGAATATTTGAGTTTGAGAAACAATCTTCTCAGTGGTCCACTTCCTCCTTTTACTGCTATCAGGCTTCAAAATCTAGAACGCCTATATTTGTCTCAAAACTCACTCAACGGCTCAATCCCATCTTGGATGAATAGTCTTCCTACATTGAGTCAATTATCGCTTGGGACAAATCATTTCAGTGGACCCCTTCCTGAGTTTAAGACCAACTCTCTGGAATGGCTTGATTTATCTGAAAATCAACTTAATGGCTCCATACCTCAATCACTTAGAGATCTTGTGAACCTAAATGTTCTCACTCTTGGACATAATAATTTGAGCGGCGAGGTAGGAGCAGAAATGTTTTCAAGCATGAAATACCTGGAATATCTTGATCTTTCTCATAGTGGTTTATCATGGAGTAGCAATAAGGACGATATCAACACCACTTTACCCCGTCTTGAGTATTTAGGTTTAGGATCTTGTCGTGTGAAAGATTTCCCGGGTTTCGTGTTGAACTCCAAGTTTTTTTGGGCTTTGGATCTCCCCGAGAATGAAATTCACGGGGAGTTCCCAAAATGGTTTGGGGGTGTAAGTAAATTGCAAAGCCTTAACCTCTCTCACAACTACCTTACAAGCTTAGACCATCTACCTTGGGAGACAATGGTGGTACTTGATCTCCAATCAAACTCACTCACTGGACCACTGCCCTCCTCCCTTTGCAGATTAAGTAAACTTCATCTTATAAATTTGTCTTACAATAATTTGAGTGCTGAAATTCCcaattgtttgttttcttttgtccAGCTCACGGTCTTAGACTTACGAGCTAATAACTTCTACGGACCCCTCCCAAACAAATTCCCAGAGAATAGTGTTCTAATTCATATTAGTTTGAGCAAAAATCAATTGGAAGGTCCCATCCCAACATCGCTAGTCAACTGTACCCTCTTACAACTCCTCGATTTGGGAAACAACAAATTCCGTGATACATTTCCCACCTGGTTGGAGACGCTGGATGCTTTGGCCTAg